A region from the Azotosporobacter soli genome encodes:
- a CDS encoding type II toxin-antitoxin system death-on-curing family toxin, with product MRYLHMEEIIYLYTEMIRRTGGTAGLQDENALEEILNKPMVAFEGEDLYPDVFTKVAVLLYAMINNKPFQDGNKRIAVLAALFSLRINGYHVIAAQDKIIDMVKDVAAGRSKVDHLVTWFKKNTLPV from the coding sequence ATGCGTTACCTTCATATGGAGGAAATCATCTATCTGTATACGGAAATGATTCGTCGTACAGGCGGCACAGCAGGGCTTCAAGATGAAAATGCCTTAGAGGAAATTTTAAACAAGCCGATGGTCGCATTTGAAGGCGAAGACTTATATCCGGATGTTTTTACAAAAGTAGCTGTTTTGCTATATGCGATGATAAACAATAAACCTTTTCAAGACGGCAACAAACGAATTGCCGTTCTGGCAGCTTTATTTTCCTTGCGAATTAACGGGTATCATGTAATTGCCGCCCAGGATAAGATCATTGATATGGTAAAAGACGTTGCGGCTGGGCGGAGCAAAGTCGATCATTTGGTGACCTGGTTTAAGAAGAACACGTTGCCAGTGTAA
- a CDS encoding AbrB/MazE/SpoVT family DNA-binding domain-containing protein — protein sequence MEVRKIFKAGNSCVISLPLTMMKALELTEGSHVTMEVNREQQELVLKPVVVKKKQFSVDFVRMVDKLLVDYEYTLRGLR from the coding sequence ATGGAGGTACGGAAGATTTTCAAAGCCGGCAATAGTTGCGTGATCTCGTTGCCGCTAACCATGATGAAGGCATTGGAACTGACAGAAGGATCGCACGTGACTATGGAAGTGAATCGTGAACAACAAGAATTGGTTTTAAAGCCGGTCGTCGTTAAGAAAAAACAGTTCTCCGTAGATTTTGTTCGGATGGTGGACAAGTTGCTGGTCGACTATGAATATACGCTGAGGGGGTTGCGGTAA